One Rosa chinensis cultivar Old Blush chromosome 3, RchiOBHm-V2, whole genome shotgun sequence DNA window includes the following coding sequences:
- the LOC112194776 gene encoding ribonuclease P protein subunit p29 isoform X2, protein MQSLKLFDKIPQRLCFSCVAAMAGEPAVQDQRQRTLQALERRFEAAQAELDLHQTKNTKRLKTEGAGKKPHTANSSAVDSSPNLANASSATPSKKGNFTFAGYVNSQDIDESGPTYSKLSQPIHENLLTASNVEVSGRKESKVDNVLHELLQSGDSALKYMQGSRSKRIDNWILLDNYVQGRGGSGSRARALQSNSKRSRKRMSMKQQKKNGLFDLPQELHSYDKFKPMHEMWKDYIAQLLKTTGKTQLAQSLLSADLHGAIISVVDCKVTSYTGVSGIMIRETAETFGIITEDDQFRVVPKRFSVFVFQVDCWKITLHGDKLTSRNLGS, encoded by the exons ATGCAATCACTG AAGCTGTTCGATAAAATTCCCCAGAGGCTTTGCTTTTCTTGTGTAGCTGCCATGGCTGGTGAGCCAGCGGTTCAGGATCAACGGCAGCGCACTTTGCAGGCATTGGAGCGAAGGTTCGAGGCTGCTCAAGCCGAACTTGATTTACACCAAACGAAGAACACAAAGAGATTGAAAACCGAAGGAGCTGGAAAGAAACCGCATACTGCTAATTCTTCAGCCGTTGATTCTTCACCAAATTTAGCTAATGCATCATCCGCAACTCCATCGAAGAAAG GGAATTTCACCTTTGCTGGTTATGTGAATTCACAAG ATATCGACGAAAGCGGTCCAACATATTCAAAACTCTCTCAGCCTATACATGAGAATCTACTCACAGCTAGTAATGTTGAG GTCTCTGGTAGAAAAGAAAGTAAAGTCGATAATGTATTGCATGAGCTTCTTCAGAGTGGCGACTCTGCTCTGAAGTATATGCAAGGATCAAGAAGCAAGAGGATTGACAATTGGATCCTCCTTGATAATTATGTGCAAGGGCGTGGTGGTTCTGGCTCCCGTGCCAGGGCATTGCAGAGTAATTCAAAGCGGTCTAGGAAGCGTATGTCGATGAAACAGCAAAAGAAGAATGGATTGTTTGATTTGCCTCAGGAGCTCCATAG CTATGATAAATTTAAGCCAATGCATGAGATGTGGAAAGACTATATAGCACAACTTCTTAAAACTACTGG GAAAACACAGCTGGCTCAGTCTCTTCTTAGTGCAGATCTACATGGTGCTATTATTTCAG TTGTTGACTGTAAAGTAACTTCCTACACTGGAGTGAGTGGTATCATGATTCGTGAAACAGCAGAAACATTTGGCATAATTACAGAAGATGATCAATTCCGAG
- the LOC112194776 gene encoding ribonuclease P protein subunit p29 isoform X1, with translation MQSLKLFDKIPQRLCFSCVAAMAGEPAVQDQRQRTLQALERRFEAAQAELDLHQTKNTKRLKTEGAGKKPHTANSSAVDSSPNLANASSATPSKKGNFTFAGYVNSQDIDESGPTYSKLSQPIHENLLTASNVEVSGRKESKVDNVLHELLQSGDSALKYMQGSRSKRIDNWILLDNYVQGRGGSGSRARALQSNSKRSRKRMSMKQQKKNGLFDLPQELHSYDKFKPMHEMWKDYIAQLLKTTGKTQLAQSLLSADLHGAIISAVVDCKVTSYTGVSGIMIRETAETFGIITEDDQFRVVPKRFSVFVFQVDCWKITLHGDKLTSRNLGS, from the exons ATGCAATCACTG AAGCTGTTCGATAAAATTCCCCAGAGGCTTTGCTTTTCTTGTGTAGCTGCCATGGCTGGTGAGCCAGCGGTTCAGGATCAACGGCAGCGCACTTTGCAGGCATTGGAGCGAAGGTTCGAGGCTGCTCAAGCCGAACTTGATTTACACCAAACGAAGAACACAAAGAGATTGAAAACCGAAGGAGCTGGAAAGAAACCGCATACTGCTAATTCTTCAGCCGTTGATTCTTCACCAAATTTAGCTAATGCATCATCCGCAACTCCATCGAAGAAAG GGAATTTCACCTTTGCTGGTTATGTGAATTCACAAG ATATCGACGAAAGCGGTCCAACATATTCAAAACTCTCTCAGCCTATACATGAGAATCTACTCACAGCTAGTAATGTTGAG GTCTCTGGTAGAAAAGAAAGTAAAGTCGATAATGTATTGCATGAGCTTCTTCAGAGTGGCGACTCTGCTCTGAAGTATATGCAAGGATCAAGAAGCAAGAGGATTGACAATTGGATCCTCCTTGATAATTATGTGCAAGGGCGTGGTGGTTCTGGCTCCCGTGCCAGGGCATTGCAGAGTAATTCAAAGCGGTCTAGGAAGCGTATGTCGATGAAACAGCAAAAGAAGAATGGATTGTTTGATTTGCCTCAGGAGCTCCATAG CTATGATAAATTTAAGCCAATGCATGAGATGTGGAAAGACTATATAGCACAACTTCTTAAAACTACTGG GAAAACACAGCTGGCTCAGTCTCTTCTTAGTGCAGATCTACATGGTGCTATTATTTCAG CAGTTGTTGACTGTAAAGTAACTTCCTACACTGGAGTGAGTGGTATCATGATTCGTGAAACAGCAGAAACATTTGGCATAATTACAGAAGATGATCAATTCCGAG
- the LOC112192355 gene encoding uncharacterized protein LOC112192355 has translation MAEVRGSNSFRDEMASLLGDAGIRYAAADPIGISTPVFAAPTADYVSGYSPEQSESLKDQVKGFAMAWGEILLDLGRGCKDIVQQSFLTEDSYIVRKLETPCAKASAKLRYLNEFLPEDRDPAYAWLVILFVFILALTAISINTEHDSLVRQVKRVQMHPPSATHVLLPDGRRLAYHEQGVPAKTTRISLIAPHSFLSSRLAGIPGIKISLLEEFGIRLITYDLPGFGESDPHPSRNLNSSAMDILCLANAIGIEDKFWVLGHSSGAMHAWAALRYIPDKVAGAAMVAPIINPYEPGMTKEEMKRTWEPWVFRRKTMYFLARRFPKFLNSYYRRSFLSGKHDRIDKWLSLSLGKRDEILIEGPKIEEHLQRDVEESIRQDSTKPFIEEAVLQVSKWGFSVADLQVQKKCQQGGILTWLRSFYSEAECELTGFLGQIHIWQGMDDQIIPPSVTDYISRVLPGAYVHKLPNEGHFSYLYFCDECHRQMFTTLFGSPQGPVKEDATPTQVEGNSEELSSSNADFPTE, from the exons ATGGCGGAGGTGAGAGGATCGAACTCATTCCGTGACGAGATGGCCAGTCTATTGGGGGACGCAGGGATCCGATACGCCGCGGCCGATCCTATCGGAATCTCGACGCCGGTGTTTGCAGCACCGACGGCGGATTACGTCTCCGGCTACTCGCCGGAGCAATCGGAGAGTTTGAAGGATCAGGTTAAGGGATTTGCAATGGCTTGGGGGGAGATTCTACTGGATTTGGGGAGAGGATGTAAGGACATTGTGCAGCAGAGCTTTTTGACTGAGGACTCGTACATTGTGAGGAAGCTTGAGACGCCCTGCGCCAAAGCGTCGGCGAAGTTGAGGTACTTGAATGAGTTTTTGCCGGAGGATCGCGATCCGGCTTACGCTTGGCTGGTGattctctttgttttcattCTTGCACTTACAG CTATAAGTATAAATACCGAACATGACAGCTTGGTTCGACAAGTGAAGAGAGTGCAGATGCATCCTCCCAGTGCTACTCATGTACTACTTCCAGATGGAAGGCGATTGGCTTATCACGAGCAAGGTGTCCCAGCTAAAACAACTCGGATTTCACTGATTGCTCctcattcttttctttcatcacgaCTTGCAG GTATACCGGGAATTAAAATATCATTGCTTGAAGAGTTTGGTATCCGCTTGATCACATATGATCTTCCTGGCTTTGGGGAGAGTGATCCTCATCCCAGCAGGAATCTTAACTCATCTGCAATGGATATCCTGTGTTTAGCCAATGCCATTGGTATTGAAGACAAGTTCTGGGTGCTGGGCCACTCAAGTGGAGCCATGCATGCTTGGGCTGCTCTTAGATACATTCCTGACAAAGTTGCAG GTGCAGCTATGGTGGCCCCAATAATTAATCCCTATGAACCTGGCATGACTAAGGAAGAGATGAAAAGAACTTGGGAACCATGGGTTTTTAGAAGGAAAACAATGTACTTCTTAGCTCGTAGGTTTCCAAAGTTTCTAAACTCTTATTATCGCCGAAGCTTCCTATCAGGAAAGCATGACAGAATTGACAAGTGGTTATCTCTCTCACTGGGCAAGAGG GATGAAATTCTAATCGAAGGGCCAAAAATTGAAGAGCATTTGCAAAGGGATGTGGAGGAGTCGATCCGCCAGGATAGTACTAAACCCTTTATAGAGGAAGCTGTGCTACAAGTATCCAAGTGGGGTTTTAGTGTGGCAGATCTTCAGGTGCAGAAAAAGTGTCAACAGGGAGGAATTTTAACTTGGCTCAGGTCCTTCTACAGTGAGGCAGAATGTGAACTGACTGGATTTCTAGGCCAGATACACATATGGCAG GGGATGGATGATCAGATAATCCCACCATCAGTAACTGACTATATTTCGCGGGTTTTACCCGGAGCTTATGTGCATAAGCTCCCAAATGAAGGCCACTTCTCCTACTTGTATTTCTGTGATGAATGCCATAGACAGATGTTTACTACTCTTTTCGGAAGCCCTCAAGGTCCAGTTAAGGAAGATGCTACTCCAACTCAAGTGGAAGGCAATTCTGAAGAGCTATCATCATCAAATGCTGATTTTCCCACGGAATGA
- the LOC112192356 gene encoding mitochondrial import inner membrane translocase subunit TIM14-2, with amino-acid sequence MVTALIGGAAVAAAAYAGRYGIQAWQAFKARPPTARLRKFYEGGFQPTMTRREAALILGVRESVPITKVREAHRRVMVANHPDAGGSHYLASKINEAKDTLLGKIRGGGSAF; translated from the exons ATG GTAACTGCGTTGATAGGAGGAGCggctgttgctgctgctgcttatGCTGGTAGATATGGCATTCAGGCTTGGCAAGCATTCAAAGCAAGACCTCCTACAGCTCGACTGCGTAAATTTTATGAAGGTGGTTTTCAACCTACTATGACCCGGAGGGAAGCAGCTCTAATACTTGGAGTCAG ggAGAGTGTTCCCATAACCAAGGTCAGGGAAGCCCATAGGAGGGTGATGGTTGCTAACCATCCAGATGCAGGAGGTAGCCATTACCTTGCTTCTAAAATCAATGAAGCCAAAGATACATTGCTTGGAAAAATCAGAGGCGGCGGCTCTGCATTTTGA
- the LOC112194177 gene encoding protein CWC15 homolog A produces MTSRSGQPTWTPAKGGNKPSGSGVSSRDIASHKTLKLRKEGQDTQEELQRKKRNLQEELKEIGGQILDEDGDVTTYDDDDDDDRTEAQELLAAADVLGGNPSRHKSVRRWNDDVVFRNQSRGETKTPKRFINDTVRNDFRIKFLNKYMIPFMH; encoded by the coding sequence ATGACAAGCAGATCAGGTCAACCCACTTGGACACCTGCAAAAGGTGGCAACAAACCAAGTGGAAGTGGGGTCTCGTCAAGAGACATTGCATCCCATAAAACTCTAAAACTCAGAAAGGAAGGGCAGGACACCCAGGAAGAActgcagaggaagaagaggaacctCCAGGAGGAGCTGAAAGAGATTGGGGGACAAATTTTGGATGAAGATGGAGATGTCACCACCTatgatgacgacgacgacgacgatcgCACAGAAGCACAAGAACTTTTGGCTGCTGCAGATGTTCTTGGAGGAAACCCATCAAGGCATAAAAGTGTGAGGAGATGGAATGATGATGTGGTGTTCAGAAATCAGAGCCGTGGTGAGACCAAGACTCCTAAGCGCTTCATCAATGACACAGTCAGGAATGATTTTCGCATCAAATTTCTGAATAAATACATGATCCCGTTCATGCATTGA
- the LOC112192863 gene encoding protein IQ-DOMAIN 1, with product MGRKGNWFSSVKKALSPDSKEKKEQRSDKSKKKWFGKQKQPEYESTSLAPPPTSPPLPPQEEVKLTNVVNEQQNYAYPVAITATATVEPEVPAPPPVQAAPEVVRLPTVNRYAGKSREEAAAIKIQTAFRGYLARRALRALRGLVRLKTLIEGSVVKRQATNTLKCMQTLSRVQAQIRSRRIRMLEENQALQRQLLLKHAKETLQLGDEWDDSLQSKEQVEANLLSKHEAAIRRERALAYAFSHQKNGKSSAKSVNPMFMDPSNPTWGWSWLERWMAARPWESRGMTDKDIHDDHSSVKSVITRSISPGEINKSYARYLLNSDKQSPTASEKPSHPGFHLPSTPSRPASTKVARKLKPSPSPRGSIRTPDDDTKSVASMQSVQFRRHSIAGSSVRDDESMDSSPSLPSYMVPTKSARAKSRLQSPAEKNGITEKDTESVKKRLSFPASPARPRRHSGPPKVDTTLITTERKVSSVEVGS from the exons ATGGGGAGGAAAGGAAATTGGTTTTCTTCAGTAAAGAAAGCTCTCAGCCCTGATtccaaagagaagaaagaacag AGATCAGATAAGTCTAAAAAGAAATGGTTTGGGAAGCAAAAACAGCCAGAATATGAGTCTACCTCTTTAGCACCACCGCCCACATCGCCACCTCTTCCTCCACAAGAAGAGGTGAAATTAACCAATGTGGTGAATGAGCAGCAAAATTATGCTTACCCTGTTGCAATCACCGCTACTGCAACAGTTGAGCCAGAGGTTCCTGCACCTCCTCCGGTTCAAGCTGCCCCTGAGGTAGTCAGATTGCCCACAGTTAATCGATATGCTGGAAAATCAAGGGAGGAAGCGGCAGCAATCAAGATTCAAACAGCATTTCGAGGATACCTG GCAAGAAGGGCACTGAGGGCTTTAAGAGGGCTGGTTAGGCTGAAAACATTGATAGAGGGATCTGTTGTGAAACGGCAAGCCACAAATACCCTCAAATGCATGCAGACTCTATCTCGTGTGCAAGCTCAAATACGTTCCAGGAGGATCAGAATGTTAGAGGAGAACCAGGCTCTCCAAAGGCAACTCCTACTTAAACATGCAAAAGAGACTTTGCAG CTTGGGGATGAATGGGATGATAGCTTACAGTCAAAGGAGCAAGTTGAAGCAAACCTATTAAGCAAGCATGAAGCAGCAATCAGAAGGGAAAGAGCCCTTGCTTATGCCTTCTCTCATCAG AAAAACGGGAAGAGTTCTGCAAAATCTGTAAACCCAATGTTCATGGATCCAAGCAATCCAACCTGGGGTTGGAGCTGGTTGGAACGGTGGATGGCTGCCCGGCCATGGGAGAGTCGTGGCATGACAGATAAAGACATCCACGACGATCACTCATCTGTTAAGAGTGTAATTACTCGCAGCATTTCCCCCGGAGAAATCAATAAGTCATATGCTCGATACCTCCTCAATTCCGATAAGCAATCCCCTACAGCCAGTGAAAAGCCAAGTCACCCTGGATTCCACTTACCTTCAACTCCTTCAAGGCCAGCTTCTACAAAAGTAGCTCGAAAATTGAAGCCATCACCAAGCCCAAGGGGTAGCATTCGTACCCCAGATGATGACACAAAGAGTGTGGCCAGCATGCAGTCAGTTCAGTTTAGGAGGCACAGCATTGCTGGCTCATCAGTAAGGGATGACGAGAGCATGGACAGTTCTCCATCACTTCCAAGTTACATGGTACCAACTAAATCTGCGAGAGCTAAGTCCAGGTTGCAGAGTCCGGCAGAAAAGAATGGGATAACTGAGAAGGATACCGAGTCTGTTAAGAAACGGCTCTCCTTCCCTGCCTCGCCAGCCAGACCAAGGCGGCATTCTGGTCCGCCAAAGGTGGATACAACTTTAATCACTACAGAAAGAAAAGTGAGCAGTGTTGAAGTTGGAAGTTGA
- the LOC112193073 gene encoding beta-1,4-xylosyltransferase IRX9, which translates to MGTTERSRKKVQLWKKAAVHFALCFVMGFFTGFAPTFKPSILSKPAVNSSKKIEFSPQPVEPPQQVTNFNRSLIAENLTMAASSPPNSEETYSESERRMSEDEEEEVKEPNLTPRRFIIIVTPTSTKNPLKCVFLRRLANTIKLVPQPLLWIVVEGKTQSNEVSEVLRKTGVLYRHLVFKENFTDTEAEMDHQRNVALKHIEQHKLSGIVHFAGLSNVYDLGFFDQLREIEVFGTWPMALLAANKKKVIIEGPVCDSSQVIGWHILRKMNNTDQTDDTNRLRIHISSFAFNSSILWDPERWGRTSSLQSTSQNSMKFVKQVVLEDETKLKGIPPEDCSKIMLWSLH; encoded by the exons ATGGGTACAACAGAGAGATCAAGAAAGAAGGTTCAACTATGGAAGAAAGCTGCTGTCCATTTTGCTTTGTGTTTTGTTATGGGATTCTTCACAGGCTTTGCTCCAACGTTTAAACCTTCCATCTTGTCTAAACCTGCTGTGAATTCATCAAAGAAAATAGAGTTTTCGCCTCAACCAGTAGAACCGCCGCAACAAGTCACAAATTTCAATAGAAGTTTGATAGCAGAAAATTTGACAATGGCAGCATCCTCCCCTCCAAATTCTGAAGAAACCTACTCCGAATCCGAAAGGAGGATgtcagaagatgaagaagaagaagtgaaagAACCCAATTTGACACCAAGAAGGTTTATTATCATAGTCACACCAACAAGCACCAAAAACCCACTAAAATGTGTGTTTCTGAGAAGATTGGCAAACACCATAAAGTTGGTTCCTCAGCCATTGTTGTGGATTGTGGTGGAAGGGAAGACCCAGTCGAATGAGGTTTCTGAAGTGCTTAGGAAAACAGGTGTTCTGTATAGGCATTTGGTTTTCAAAGAGAACTTCACAGATACTGAGGCTGAAATGGATCATCAGAGGAATGTTGCTCTTAAGCACATTGAGCAGCACAAGCTTAGTGGGATTGTTCACTTTGCTGGGCTTTCCAATGTTTATGATCTTGGCTTCTTTGATCAGCTCAGAGAAATTGA GGTGTTTGGGACATGGCCAATGGCGCTACTAGCAGCAAACAAGAAAAAAGTGATCATTGAAGGACCTGTATGTGATTCTTCACAAGTGATAGGATGGCATATCCTAAGGAAAATGAACAATACTGATCAAACAGATGATACTAATAGACTTCGCATTCATATTTCAAGCTTTGCATTCAATAGCTCAATTCTTTGGGACCCTGAAAGATGGGGTCGCACTTCATCACTTCAAAGCACCTCTCAG AATTCAATGAAATTTGTAAAGCAAGTGGTTCTTGAAGATGAGACAAAACTAAAGGGAATCCCACCAGAAGACTGCTCAAAGATCATGCTTTGGTCTCTTCATTAA